A stretch of the Perca flavescens isolate YP-PL-M2 chromosome 10, PFLA_1.0, whole genome shotgun sequence genome encodes the following:
- the ddx41 gene encoding putative ATP-dependent RNA helicase DDX41 isoform X2, with product MIQKMLRLRGKAVDEEQKDSGEEQRDEDEGLGPRSNVSLLDQHQHLKEKAEARKESAKEKQLKEEEKILESVAEGRALMSVKEMAKGIIYDDPIKTSWKAPRYILNMPKTRHERVRKKFHILVDGDGIPPPIKSFREMKLPPAILKGLKKKGIVHPTPIQIQGIPTVLSGRDMIGIAFTGSGKTLVFTLPITMFALEQEKRLPFFKREGPYGLIICPSRELARQTHGIIEYYCKLLEEEGAPQLRTALCIGGMSVKDQMEVVKHGVHMMVATPGRLMDLLQKKMVSLDICRYLALDEADRMIDMGFEEDIRTIFSYFKGQRQTLLFSATMPKKIQNFAKSALVKPITINVGRAGAASLDVIQEVEYVKEEAKMVYLLECLQKTPPPVLIFAEKKADVDAIHEYLLLKGVEAVAIHGGKDQEERTKAIEAFKEGKKDVLVATDVASKGLDFPAIQHVVNYDMPEEIENYVHRIGRTGRSGQTGIATTFINKGCDESVLMDLKALLVEAKQKVPPVLQVLQTGDETMLDIGGERGCTFCGGLGHRITDCPKLEAMQTKQVTNIGRKDYLAHSSMDF from the exons ATG atacagaagaTGTTACGTCTGCGAGGGAAGGCAGTGGACGAGGAGCAGAAGGACAGTGGGGAGGAGCAGAGAGATGAGGACGAGGGTCTGGGTCCACGCTCCAATGTTAGTCTCCTTGACCAGCATCAGCACCTCAAAGAAAAAGCAGAAG CCCGTAAGGAGTCGGCCAAGGAGAAGCAgctgaaagaggaagagaagattCTTGAGAGCGTTGCAGAGGGCAGAG CTCTAATGTCCGTAAAAGAAATGGCCAAAGGTATCATATATGACGATCCCATAAAAACAAG CTGGAAGGCACCACGCTACATCCTGAATATGCCAAAGACCCGACATGAGCGCGTCAGGAAGAAGTTTCACATCCTTGTTGATGGAGACGGAATCCCTCCTCCAATCAAAAGCTTCAGGGAGATGAAGCTTCCCCCAG caATTCTGAAAGGTTTGAAAAAGAAGGGAATTGTGCATCCCACACCGATTCAAATTCAAGGAATCCCTACAGT TCTGTCAGGTCGAGACATGATTGGCATAGCCTTCACTGGTTCTGGAAAGACTTTGGTCTTCACTCTGCCAATCACCATGTTTgcgctggagcaggagaaaaggCTGCCGTTCTTTAAGAGAGAGGGACCATATGGACTCATCATCTGTCCttca CGAGAGTTGGCGAGGCAGACTCACGGCATCATCGAGTACTACTGCAAGctgctggaggaggaaggagctCCTCAGCTGCGCACTGCCCTCTGCATCGGAGGAATGTCTGTCAAGGATCAGATGGAGGTAGTAAAACA TGGTGTCCACATGATGGTTGCTACCCCTGGCAGACTGATGGACTTGCTGCAGAAGAAGATGGTGAGTCTGGACATCTGCCGCTACTTGGCTCTGGATGAGGCTGATAGGATGATAGACATGGGCTTTGAGGAAGACATCAGAACCATCTTCTCTTATTTCAAG GGACAAAGGCAAACCCTGCTTTTTAGCGCCACTATGCCCAAGAAGATCCAGAACTTTGCCAAGAGTGCGCTGGTCAAACCTATCACTATCAACGTAGGCAGGGCCGGGGCTGCCAGCTTGGATGTCATCCAG GAAGTGGAATATGTCAAAGAGGAGGCCAAGATGGTGTACCTGCTCGAGTGTCTCCAGAAAACACCACCTCCT GTGCTGATATTTGCTGAGAAGAAAGCCGATGTAGATGCCATCCATGAGTATCTCTTGCTAAAAGGAGTAGAAGCGGTGGCCATCCATGGAGGAAAAG ATCAGGAGGAAAGAACTAAAGCCATTGAGGCAtttaaagaaggaaagaaagatgtCTTAGTTGCCACAGACGTTGCCTCCAAGGGTCTGGATTTCCCAGCTATACAGCATGTAGTGAATTATGACATGCCTGAGGAGATAGAAAACTATG TCCATAGAATCGGAAGAACTGGAAGATCAGGCCAGACTGGTATTGCCACTACATTCATCAATAAAGGCTGTG ATGAGTCGGTGTTGATGGACCTGAAAGCTCTGCTAGTTGAAGCCAAGCAGAAGGTTCCTCCAGTCCTCCAGGTGCTCCAGACAGGAGACGAGACCATGCTGGACATCGGAG GAGAGAGGGGCTGTACGTTCTGTGGCGGTCTGGGTCATCGTATTACAGACTGCCCTAAGTTGGAGGCCATGCAGACCAAGCAGGTCACCAACATCGGACGGAAAGACTACCTGGCTCACAGCTCAATGGACTTCTaa
- the dok3 gene encoding docking protein 1: protein MDVIFKEGKLYLRAVKFGKKTWRKVSVVLFKPSSMGVGRLELSTVLDNNAATDQKKVGRYKTPERKVVRLSDCLSAIPAPKESCPSGCTAFYVHTIQCTYTLASTTSQDWLSALCLLAFQKDPGESDKRAFERGNGLTMEDNDLYSSWKTAELSLPPNQYQVTVQSTEASRRCKLSGDYLISPEKEAVILLAINTGHIFYRWPYRHLRKFGQVEDGFSIEAGRRCESGEGVFVFLSKHGLQIMQAITKQCSVERRSSVQPLSLHRGSLSDLSPVILPTTTTCLSGAPVYSSADVSDDAEDESDNHYSTINDNPEQKFKRLSLVETYLCKSKEDAGEEDEDERCCSLDAEHLDNVIDDTIYYNLRRATPPMIKCDDLRPEIDSEGIYSDVNITDSPLNPQLHLFSPPLPPPVPQHPPSTLNPTYAQLKPRYQRQPPANNYIQPGYNAQAQAQAVDDKKEMEEAISSSTYVTPTEAPGSFKHRLAEIISKDLAKFQPPLPSGAGSTTFSQ, encoded by the exons ATGGATGTCATCTTCAAGGAAGGGAAGCTGTACCTTCGGGCAGTCAAGTTTGGAAAA AAAACATGGCGGAAAGTATCGGTGGTGCTATTTAAGCCCAGCTCCATGGGGGTCGGGCGGTTGGAGCTCTCGACTGTACTTGATAACAATGCTGCTACCGACCAGAAGAAAGTCGGTCGGTATAAAACACCTGAAAGAAAAGTGGTGCGTCTAAGTGACTGCCTCAGTGCCATCCCTGCGCCAAAGGAGTCTTGCCCTTCTGGGTGCACTGCCTTCTACGTACACACCATTCAGTGCACCTACACCCTGGCCTCCACGACAAGCCAGGACTGGCTAAGTGCCCTCTGTCTTCTGGCCTTCCAG AAGGATCCTGGGGAATCAGACAAACGGGCTTTCGAGAGAGGAAATGGCTTGACCATGGAGGACAATGACCTTTACTCATCTTGGAAAACCGCCG AGCTGAGCCTTCCTCCAAACCAGTACCAAGTGACTGTCCAGAGCACAGAGGCATCCAGGAGGTGCAAGTTGTCTGGGGACTATCTGATCTCCCCAGAAAAAGAGGCTGTGATACTGCTGGCCATCAATACTGGTCACATATTCTATCGCTGGCCGTATAGGCACTTACGCAAGTTTGGACAGGTTGAG GATGGGTTCAGCATTGAGGCAGGCCGTCGCTGTGAGTCAGGAGAAGGAGTGTTCGTCTTCCTGTCCAAACATGGTCTCCAGATCATGCAGGCTATAACAAAGCAGTGCTCTGTGGAGAGGAGGTCCTCTGTCCAGCCGCTCAGTCTCCATAGGGGATCATTATCTGACCTGTCTCCTGTTATACTCCCAACCACAACCACCTGTCTCTCTGGCGCTCCTGTCTACAGTTCTGCAGATGTTTCTGATGACGCAGAGGACGAGTCCGACAATCACTACTCTACTATTAATGACAACCCTGAACAAAAATTTAAGCGGCTATCTCTTGTCGAAACTTATCTCTGTAAAAGCAAGGAGGATGCgggagaggaagatgaggatgaACGGTGTTGTTCCCTGGATGCTGAACACCTGGACAATGTCATTGACGACACCATTTATTACAACCTAAGGAGAGCCACGCCTCCTATGATCAAATGCGATGATCTCAGACCTGAGATAGACTCAGAGGGCATCTATTCGGATGTGAACATAACTGATTCTCCCTTAAATCCCCAGCTGCATCTCTTCTCGCCACCCCTGCCTCCGCCCGTTCCCCAGCATCCTCCCTCCACCCTTAACCCAACTTACGCCCAACTCAAGCCCCGATACCAGCGTCAGCCCCCTGCAAATAACTACATCCAGCCAGGGTACAATgcacaggcacaggcacaggcGGTAGATGACAagaaggagatggaggaggcCATCAGCTCCTCTACCTATGTTACCCCCACTGAGGCCCCTGGCAGTTTTAAACACAGGCTGGCAGAAATCATTTCTAAGGACCTGGCAAAGTTCCAGCCACCTCTTCCCTCCGGAGCGGGCAGCACCACATTTTCTCAGTAG
- the atoh1b gene encoding protein atonal homolog 1b has protein sequence MTAKAELSSWPEYPEDFTLLPQRNIPYVNSKTWISSNSLHAFSRRDAHGAGDAGLSLDKLEPMSKLPDCVSAAGIAETDSDKAAEGDRVSHFGPQKHRRVAANARERRRMHGLNQAFDELRSVIPSLENERKLSKYDTLQMAQIYINELSELLTGVVHPECRSPRPGAADKTSRRSLIHSLSDLGSNQSMTSSNSSDGESSHLSDTEESPSGRQ, from the coding sequence ATGACTGCAAAAGCTGAGCTTTCAAGCTGGCCGGAGTACCCAGAGGATTTCACCCTGCTGCCGCAGCGCAACATTCCCTACGTCAACTCCAAGACTTGGATTTCTTCTAATTCACTCCATGCGTTCTCCAGGAGGGACGCGCACGGCGCTGGAGACGCGGGCCTCTCGCTGGACAAACTTGAGCCGATGAGCAAACTTCCTGACTGCGTGTCCGCTGCAGGCATCGCGGAGACAGACTCTGACAAGGCAGCAGAGGGAGACAGGGTGAGCCACTTTGGCCCGCAGAAACACAGGCGCGTCGCAGCCAACGCCAGGGAAAGGAGAAGGATGCACGGCCTCAACCAGGCGTTTGACGAGCTGAGGAGCGTCATCCCCTCGCTGGAAAACGAGAGGAAGTTGTCCAAGTACGACACCCTCCAAATGGCGCAGATTTACATCAATGAGCTGTCGGAGCTGCTGACCGGTGTGGTTCACCCTGAGTGCAGGAGTCCCCGTCCAGGCGCAGCGGACAAGACCTCCAGGAGGAGTCTGATTCACTCTCTCAGTGACTTGGGTTCAAATCAATCAATGACTTCTTCCAACAGCAGTGATGGGGAATCTTCGCACCTCAGTGACACGGAGGAAAGTCCGAGTGGAAGACAGTAA
- the ddx41 gene encoding putative ATP-dependent RNA helicase DDX41 isoform X1, producing METENRPQKRSHEEDERSGSEGSEDDDYVPYVPVKIRKHQMIQKMLRLRGKAVDEEQKDSGEEQRDEDEGLGPRSNVSLLDQHQHLKEKAEARKESAKEKQLKEEEKILESVAEGRALMSVKEMAKGIIYDDPIKTSWKAPRYILNMPKTRHERVRKKFHILVDGDGIPPPIKSFREMKLPPAILKGLKKKGIVHPTPIQIQGIPTVLSGRDMIGIAFTGSGKTLVFTLPITMFALEQEKRLPFFKREGPYGLIICPSRELARQTHGIIEYYCKLLEEEGAPQLRTALCIGGMSVKDQMEVVKHGVHMMVATPGRLMDLLQKKMVSLDICRYLALDEADRMIDMGFEEDIRTIFSYFKGQRQTLLFSATMPKKIQNFAKSALVKPITINVGRAGAASLDVIQEVEYVKEEAKMVYLLECLQKTPPPVLIFAEKKADVDAIHEYLLLKGVEAVAIHGGKDQEERTKAIEAFKEGKKDVLVATDVASKGLDFPAIQHVVNYDMPEEIENYVHRIGRTGRSGQTGIATTFINKGCDESVLMDLKALLVEAKQKVPPVLQVLQTGDETMLDIGGERGCTFCGGLGHRITDCPKLEAMQTKQVTNIGRKDYLAHSSMDF from the exons AGATCGCATGAGGAGGATGAAAGGTCTGGATCCGAAGGATCAGAGGATGACGATTATGTTCCTTATGTTCCAgtcaaaataagaaaacatcAAATG atacagaagaTGTTACGTCTGCGAGGGAAGGCAGTGGACGAGGAGCAGAAGGACAGTGGGGAGGAGCAGAGAGATGAGGACGAGGGTCTGGGTCCACGCTCCAATGTTAGTCTCCTTGACCAGCATCAGCACCTCAAAGAAAAAGCAGAAG CCCGTAAGGAGTCGGCCAAGGAGAAGCAgctgaaagaggaagagaagattCTTGAGAGCGTTGCAGAGGGCAGAG CTCTAATGTCCGTAAAAGAAATGGCCAAAGGTATCATATATGACGATCCCATAAAAACAAG CTGGAAGGCACCACGCTACATCCTGAATATGCCAAAGACCCGACATGAGCGCGTCAGGAAGAAGTTTCACATCCTTGTTGATGGAGACGGAATCCCTCCTCCAATCAAAAGCTTCAGGGAGATGAAGCTTCCCCCAG caATTCTGAAAGGTTTGAAAAAGAAGGGAATTGTGCATCCCACACCGATTCAAATTCAAGGAATCCCTACAGT TCTGTCAGGTCGAGACATGATTGGCATAGCCTTCACTGGTTCTGGAAAGACTTTGGTCTTCACTCTGCCAATCACCATGTTTgcgctggagcaggagaaaaggCTGCCGTTCTTTAAGAGAGAGGGACCATATGGACTCATCATCTGTCCttca CGAGAGTTGGCGAGGCAGACTCACGGCATCATCGAGTACTACTGCAAGctgctggaggaggaaggagctCCTCAGCTGCGCACTGCCCTCTGCATCGGAGGAATGTCTGTCAAGGATCAGATGGAGGTAGTAAAACA TGGTGTCCACATGATGGTTGCTACCCCTGGCAGACTGATGGACTTGCTGCAGAAGAAGATGGTGAGTCTGGACATCTGCCGCTACTTGGCTCTGGATGAGGCTGATAGGATGATAGACATGGGCTTTGAGGAAGACATCAGAACCATCTTCTCTTATTTCAAG GGACAAAGGCAAACCCTGCTTTTTAGCGCCACTATGCCCAAGAAGATCCAGAACTTTGCCAAGAGTGCGCTGGTCAAACCTATCACTATCAACGTAGGCAGGGCCGGGGCTGCCAGCTTGGATGTCATCCAG GAAGTGGAATATGTCAAAGAGGAGGCCAAGATGGTGTACCTGCTCGAGTGTCTCCAGAAAACACCACCTCCT GTGCTGATATTTGCTGAGAAGAAAGCCGATGTAGATGCCATCCATGAGTATCTCTTGCTAAAAGGAGTAGAAGCGGTGGCCATCCATGGAGGAAAAG ATCAGGAGGAAAGAACTAAAGCCATTGAGGCAtttaaagaaggaaagaaagatgtCTTAGTTGCCACAGACGTTGCCTCCAAGGGTCTGGATTTCCCAGCTATACAGCATGTAGTGAATTATGACATGCCTGAGGAGATAGAAAACTATG TCCATAGAATCGGAAGAACTGGAAGATCAGGCCAGACTGGTATTGCCACTACATTCATCAATAAAGGCTGTG ATGAGTCGGTGTTGATGGACCTGAAAGCTCTGCTAGTTGAAGCCAAGCAGAAGGTTCCTCCAGTCCTCCAGGTGCTCCAGACAGGAGACGAGACCATGCTGGACATCGGAG GAGAGAGGGGCTGTACGTTCTGTGGCGGTCTGGGTCATCGTATTACAGACTGCCCTAAGTTGGAGGCCATGCAGACCAAGCAGGTCACCAACATCGGACGGAAAGACTACCTGGCTCACAGCTCAATGGACTTCTaa